Proteins encoded by one window of Rutidosis leptorrhynchoides isolate AG116_Rl617_1_P2 chromosome 7, CSIRO_AGI_Rlap_v1, whole genome shotgun sequence:
- the LOC139856844 gene encoding homoarginine-6-hydroxylase 2-ODD-C23.1 — translation MSTDFQSIPIIDISALVAKCDDPDVNEDKDVAHVVKQLDQACREAGFFYVKGHGIPDSLIKEVRDITHKFFDLPYEEKIKIKLSDATGYRGYQRVGENITKGIPDRHEAIDCYRELKKGEYEDMADPLVGSNMWPTEPSNFKKLMEEYLALCTDLSRKIMRGIVLALGGSVDEFEGKIAGDPFWVLRIIGYPGALSVDEKLLKNDIGCGAHTDYGLLTLVNQDDDKTALQVRNLSGEWISAAPIPGTFVCNIGDMLKILTNGLYESTLHRVINNSPRYRVCVAYFYETNFNAAISPLDMCVKKSGGNKKFETAVYGEHLVGKVLTNFTY, via the exons ATGTCTACCGATTTCCAATCCATTCCCATCATCG ATATAAGTGCTTTGGTAGCCAAGTGTGATGATCCAGATGTTAATGAGGACAAAGATGTTGCACATGTTGTTAAACAGTTAGATCAAGCTTGTAGAGAAGCTGGATTCTTTTATGTG AAAGGTCATGGTATACCTGATTCGCTTATTAAAGAGGTTAGAGATATAACACATAAGTTTTTCGATCTTCCTTACGAAGAGAAAATCAAGATTAAACTCTCTGATGCTACTGGATACAG GGGATATCAGAGAGTTGGTGAGAATATAACTAAAGGCATACCTGATAGACATGAAGCTATTGAT TGTTATCGTGAACTGAAAAAAGGGGAGTATGAAGATATGGCCGACCCATTAGTTGGGAGTAACATGTG GCCAACAGAGCCTTCAAATTTTAAAAAACTGATGGAGGAGTATCTTGCCCTTTGCACAG ATCTATCAAGAAAAATAATGCGAGGGATTGTGTTGGCACTTGGTGGCTCAGTTGATGAATTTGAAGGCAAAATAGCTGGAGACCCGTTTTGGGTGTTGCGTATTATAGGTTACCCTGGTGCCTTATCAGTTGATGAGAAGTTGTTAAAAAATGATATTGGATG TGGGGCTCACACGGATTATG GTCTATTAACGTTGGTTAATCAAGATGATGACAAAACTGCCCTTCAG GTGAGAAACCTTTCGGGAGAATGGATATCAGCAGCTCCCATTCCTGGAACTTTTGTCTGCAATATCGGCGATATGTTAAAG ATTCTAACAAATGGTCTTTATGAATCAACATTGCATCGGGTAATTAACAACTCCCCTAGATACAGAGTATGTGTGGCTTACTTTTACGAG ACAAACTTCAATGCTGCTATTAGTCCGTTGGATATGTGTGTAAAGAAGAGTGGTGGAAACAAGAAGTTTGAAACGGCTGTTTATGGGGAGCATCTAGTTGGTAAAGTTCTAACTAATTTCACATATTGA